The nucleotide window TTTTTTATGTTAATGAAAATCCTGAAAAATATAAAAACACCTACGATACCGGACTAGAAATGCAGGTTTTGGATAATAATGGACATAGTGATGGGAAAATCATCAAACACCGTGCAGGAGATCTTTATGATTTGATTCAGAGCAAATCAGAACCTGTTAAACCAGTTGGAGAATGGAACACAGCCGAAATTATTAGTAAAAAAGGAAAACTTACACTTATTTTAAACGGTGTTGTGGTAGTTGAAACGGTGCTTTGGGATGATCATTTTAAAAAATTAATTGCAGGGAGCAAATTTGCCACCTGGCCAGGTTTTGGAACATTCAAAAAAGGTAAAATTGCTTTGCAGGATCACGGCAATAATGTGTGGTATCGCAACATTATGATTAAAGAATAAAATATTGGAAGTTGAAACTATCTGAATGGTTGTTCCAAAATGACCTAACCAAATAAACCAATCTATTTTTATGAATACTTCAATCCGAATTAAATTATCACTGATGATGTTTCTGGAATTTTTTATCTGGGGGGCATGGTTTGTCACTTTGGGTACATTTTTGGGAAACAATTTAAAAGCTTCCGGTTCAGAAACGGCGGCAATATTTTCTACGCAATCGTGGGGTGCTATTATCGCTCCTTTTATTATTGGCTTGATTGCAGACCGTTATTTTAACGCCGAAAAAATATTGGGCATTTTACATCTTGCAGGTGCATTTTTGATGTATCAAATGTACCAGTCACCAGATGTTGGAATGTTTTATATCTATGTGTTAAGTTATATGATTTTGTATATGCCAACATTGGCTTTGGTAAATTCTGTGGCATTCAACCAAATGAAAGATCCAGAGAAAGAGTTTGCAAATATCAGAGTCTGGGGAACGATAGGCTGGATTTTGGCTGGTTTGGCTATTAGTTTCCTATTTCATTGGGATTCTACCGAAGCTATTGCTCAAGGATTGCTTAAAAACACATTTCTTTTAGCTGGCATCGCCGCTTTGGTTTTAGGATTGTTAAGCTTTACATTGCCTAAAACGCCACCGAAAGTGAGTGAAGGAAAAATTAAAATTGCCGATATTATTGGTCTTGACGCTTTAAAACTTTTGAAGGATAAAAATTTCCTGATATTTTTTATTGCATCGATTCTGATTTGTATTCCGTTGGCTTTTTATTATCAAAATGCACATCCTTTCCTGACTGCTTCTGGAGTTGAAAATCCAACAGGGAAAATGGCAATAGGGCAAATATCTGAAGCATTATTCTTGTTATCCATTCCCTTGTTTTTTTCACGTTTTGGATTCAAGAAAACAATTCTGGTAGGAATGATTGCTTGGGCAATTCGTTATGTTTTATTTGCATATGGCGATGGTGGTGAATTGAGTTTTATGCTTATTCTCGGAATCGCTTTGCACGGAATATGTTATGATTTTTTCTTTGTTTCTGGACAAATTTATACCAATTCAAAAGCGGGTGAAAAATACAAAAGTGCGGCTCAGGGATTGATAACATTGGCGACTTATGGTATTGGGATGTTAATAGGTTTTGCAGTCGCAGGTTGGATAACAGATAATTACAAAACTATCGAAGGAGCAATCAATTGGCAAATGGTATGGATAATTCCTGCCGGAATTGCCTTTGCGGTATTCTTGTTTTTTATCCTTTTATTTCAGGACAGAAACAAATTGGTAAACGAAATTTAAACATTTTAAAAATATAAAATGAGTACAACATTTGATAGAAGAACTGCTCTAAAAGGCATTCTTGCAGGAACAGTGTCTTTGGCGATTCCAACTGGTTTATCTGCTGCGATACTTTCGGAAGAAGAATTACAATTAAAATCTAATAAATTGAAAGGAAAAATTAATCATTCGGTTGCTCGCTGGTGTTTCAATAGTTTTGATATCGAAACCCTTTGTATAGAAGCAAAAAAAATAGGAATTACAGCTATTGATTTAGTAGGTCCCAAAGATTGGCCTGTATTAAAGAAACACAATCTTGTTTCGGCTATGTGTAATGGTGCCGAAATAAATCTGGTAGACGGATTTAATGACACCAAATTTCATGAACAACTGATTAAGAATTATACAGAAATGATTCCGCTGGTTGCCGAAGCCGGTTATAAAAACTTAATCTGTTTTAGCGGAAATAGAAGAGGAAAAACAGATGAAGAGGGTTGGAATAATTGTGTGCTTGGGTTGCAAAAATTGATTCCATTGGCCGAAAAGCATGGAGTTATCTTGGTTATGGAATTGCTTAATAGTAAAATCAATCACAAAGACTATCAATGTGATAAGACTTCTTGGGGTGTAGAATTGGCAAAACGACTTAATTCCGAAAATTTTAAACTGCTATATGATATTTACCATATGCAAATTGACGAAGGTGATGTCATCAGAACAATCCAAGAGAATCATAAATATTTTGCGCACTACCATACCGGCGGTGTTCCGGGGCGTGCTGAAATTGATGAAACTCAGGAACTTAATTACGGTGCCATAATGAAAGCCATTGCTGATACTGGTTTTACAGGTTTTGTGGCGCAAGAGTTTATTCCAAAACAAAAAGATAAAATAGCTTCTTTGAAAAAAGCAATTGCCATTTGTGATATCTAATCAATAAGAAATAATGAAAAGAAGAGATTTTATAATTAACAGCGGTTTGGCATTAGGAGTAATAGCAGTTGCTCCTTCTTTTGCCTTTTCCTCTAAACCAAAAAATATTGGTATTCAATTATATACTTTAAGAGAGTCATTTTCGAAAGACGTAAAAGGGGTTTTA belongs to Flavobacterium gilvum and includes:
- a CDS encoding 3-keto-disaccharide hydrolase, giving the protein MEKGFVSRLFIGCVLFTALQTLQAQKGFKPLFDGKTTAGWHSYGKTSASAGWKVEEGVLHFDPEAAKNGQGGDLVTDAEYENFHLKLDWKVAPNANSGIIFYVNENPEKYKNTYDTGLEMQVLDNNGHSDGKIIKHRAGDLYDLIQSKSEPVKPVGEWNTAEIISKKGKLTLILNGVVVVETVLWDDHFKKLIAGSKFATWPGFGTFKKGKIALQDHGNNVWYRNIMIKE
- a CDS encoding nucleoside permease, which translates into the protein MNTSIRIKLSLMMFLEFFIWGAWFVTLGTFLGNNLKASGSETAAIFSTQSWGAIIAPFIIGLIADRYFNAEKILGILHLAGAFLMYQMYQSPDVGMFYIYVLSYMILYMPTLALVNSVAFNQMKDPEKEFANIRVWGTIGWILAGLAISFLFHWDSTEAIAQGLLKNTFLLAGIAALVLGLLSFTLPKTPPKVSEGKIKIADIIGLDALKLLKDKNFLIFFIASILICIPLAFYYQNAHPFLTASGVENPTGKMAIGQISEALFLLSIPLFFSRFGFKKTILVGMIAWAIRYVLFAYGDGGELSFMLILGIALHGICYDFFFVSGQIYTNSKAGEKYKSAAQGLITLATYGIGMLIGFAVAGWITDNYKTIEGAINWQMVWIIPAGIAFAVFLFFILLFQDRNKLVNEI
- a CDS encoding hydroxypyruvate isomerase family protein, translating into MSTTFDRRTALKGILAGTVSLAIPTGLSAAILSEEELQLKSNKLKGKINHSVARWCFNSFDIETLCIEAKKIGITAIDLVGPKDWPVLKKHNLVSAMCNGAEINLVDGFNDTKFHEQLIKNYTEMIPLVAEAGYKNLICFSGNRRGKTDEEGWNNCVLGLQKLIPLAEKHGVILVMELLNSKINHKDYQCDKTSWGVELAKRLNSENFKLLYDIYHMQIDEGDVIRTIQENHKYFAHYHTGGVPGRAEIDETQELNYGAIMKAIADTGFTGFVAQEFIPKQKDKIASLKKAIAICDI